The following proteins are co-located in the Spirosoma montaniterrae genome:
- a CDS encoding SDR family oxidoreductase, with translation MLPSTAERILITGASGNVGLETLRALVKHPHKSQIELLAGTRSPETDMRVIPIQPDRYVLLDFTDPATFDAALSGVRRVLLVRPPQLSDANRYFRPFVEAMKRAGVQHVVFLSLQGVENNPVTPHYTIEKLIVEAGLPFTFLRPSFFMQNLSTTHRDEIRSRNEIFIPAGNGRTSFVDVRDIGAVAALVLTDTTGNHLNRGYELTGSEALTYSEVAQMLTQVLGRKISYRNPSVVRFIWRKWLTEKNPLGFTLVMVALYTVSKLGKAARTTSDLERLLKRPPIKFRQFAMDTKAAWLS, from the coding sequence ATGCTGCCCTCTACCGCCGAGCGTATATTGATTACGGGAGCCAGTGGCAACGTTGGCCTGGAAACGCTGCGTGCTTTAGTAAAGCACCCGCATAAATCCCAGATCGAATTACTCGCCGGCACGCGCAGCCCTGAGACTGACATGCGCGTAATACCCATACAACCCGACCGATATGTGCTGCTCGATTTTACCGACCCGGCCACCTTCGACGCGGCCCTATCGGGCGTTCGGCGCGTGTTGCTGGTTCGCCCTCCGCAGTTATCCGATGCTAACCGCTACTTTCGCCCGTTTGTCGAGGCCATGAAACGAGCAGGTGTTCAGCACGTTGTATTTCTATCGCTACAGGGCGTAGAAAACAACCCGGTAACGCCCCATTATACCATTGAAAAACTGATTGTTGAAGCGGGACTGCCGTTTACGTTCCTGCGTCCGAGTTTTTTCATGCAGAATCTCAGCACCACCCACCGCGATGAAATCCGGTCTCGCAACGAGATTTTTATTCCTGCTGGCAATGGTCGAACCAGCTTCGTTGACGTGCGCGACATTGGTGCCGTGGCCGCACTTGTGTTAACCGACACCACGGGCAATCATCTCAATCGGGGCTATGAGCTAACTGGTTCAGAAGCCCTCACGTACAGCGAAGTGGCGCAGATGCTGACGCAGGTGTTGGGACGGAAAATTAGTTATCGCAACCCGTCGGTGGTGCGGTTTATCTGGCGGAAGTGGCTGACGGAGAAAAACCCGCTCGGTTTTACGCTCGTGATGGTGGCCTTGTACACTGTCTCGAAATTAGGAAAAGCGGCCCGCACTACCTCCGACCTGGAACGGCTTTTGAAACGACCGCCCATCAAATTCCGGCAGTTCGCGATGGATACAAAAGCGGCCTGGCTGTCATAA